In Engraulis encrasicolus isolate BLACKSEA-1 chromosome 15, IST_EnEncr_1.0, whole genome shotgun sequence, the following proteins share a genomic window:
- the LOC134463860 gene encoding uncharacterized protein LOC134463860: MDPPKLLVTVFMDEKEISKKVLRLRSLQEVVDACAPTTGTDSPDCYRVMKFDTDFNEFIDTDSTDSVEDKDKLQVFFRSSGTSVLAEQLNTSGAAAENVFAVTQNVAVPSGQQISACELDCEAVKNFLQTKDPRILAFYEEHGTLTEKWRRVLVTTTISYLVEKKGFYPNSADKQLLARAIVTLFPALQIKMEEENEGYEHFYDPVSHSGFLEDKLRNIRRSLRDDQRRYRRRGGSSEVLVRLEEVVESDESVKEWITVIKRMKPTPENRSSIKMGMDKTYTHRRYWISSQSPTLAEIVEHYPRFIDMPYLIDSEFARMFPDKADAFLRKWEPTIVPKLLKLACLEKKEDYTEDESAESSSFRALRMLVQYLPPTASGRSKGWTKCSVKAAMAYMLEIKPMGTSITSLLQTSGTVCDSSNQQTINQPRLVSLGYPNTGAQYVIVASNDAVAIPLQDESLACCLDKLFKLYWICNLAYPIQLASVFGFMEHVYGLQISGGKRAKIVELVAKLQVL; the protein is encoded by the exons ATGGATCCCCCGAAATTGTTAGTCACCGTCTTCATGGACGAGAAGGAAATAAGCAAAAAAGTTCTTCGGTTGAGATCACTACAAGAGGTTGTCGATGCATGCGCTCCAACCACAGGAACAGACAGCCCAGATTGCTACAGGGTTATGAAGTTCGATACAGACTTCAACGAATTCATAGACACAGACTCTACTGACAGTGTTGAAGACAAGGACAAGCTCCAAGTATTCTTCAGATCGAGTGGAACCTCAGTATTG GCTGAACAGCTGAATACATCTGGGGCTGCAGCAGAAAATGTATTTGCG GTGACGCAGAATGTAGCTGTTCCAAGTGGCCAGCAG ATTTCAGCCTGCGAGCTTGATTGTGAGGCAGTAAAGAATTTTCTTCAAACAAAAGACCCCCGGATATTGGCCTTCTACGAGGAGCACGGGACTTTGACTGAGAAATGGCGACGAGTATTGGTGACAACCACGATCAGCTACCTGGTTGAGAAAAAGGGATT TTACCCCAACAGTGCTGACAAACAATTACTTGCAAGAGCCATCGTTACACTGTTTCCAGCGCTACAAATAAAAATGGAAGAGGAAAACGAAGGATAT GAACATTTCTACGATCCTGTAAGCCACTCTGGCTTTCTGGAAGACAAACTAAGAAATATCCGGCGGAGTCTGAGGGATGACCAGCGGCGTTACCGCAGACGGGGAGGATCATCTGAAGTCTTGGTTAGACTGGAGGAAGTTGTGGAAAGCGATGAGTCTGTGAAAGAATGGATCACTGTAATTAAGAGGATGAAGCCTACTCCCGAAAATCGGTCATCGATAAAGATGGGAATGGACAAAACCTACACACACCGAAGATACTGGATTTCTAGTCAATCACCCACTCTGGCAGAGATTGTGGAACACTACCCACGCTTCATCGACATGCCCTATCTG ATTGACAGCGAGTTCGCGAGGATGTTTCCAGACAAAGCAGATGCCTTCCTCCGCAAATGGGAACCCACCATCGTCCCAAAGCTTCTGAAACTCGCGTGCCTTGAGAAGAAAGAAGACTACACAGAGGATGAGAGTGCTG AATCAAGTAGCTTCAGAGCCCTCAGGATGCTCGTCCAGTATCTCCCCCCTACTGCATCAGGACGGAGTAAAGGGTGGACCAAATGCAGTGTAAAGGCGGCAATGGCCTACATGTTGGAGATAAAGcca ATGGGAACCAGCATCACGTCACTTCTTCAAACCAGTGGCACGGTCTGTGATTCGTCAAATCAACAAACCATCAATCAACCACGCTTGGTGAGCCTGGGATACCCCAACACAGGAGCCCAATATGTCATAGTGGCCTCAAACGATGCTGTGGCAATTCCTCTTCAAGACGAAAGTCTAGCTTGCTGCCTAGATAAACTTTTTAAACTGTATTGGATCTGCAATCTTGCCTATCCAATTCAGCTGGCGTCAGTGTTTGGATTCATGGAGCACGTGTATGGCTTGCAAATATCTGGTGGGAAGAGAGCCAAAATTGTGGAGCTTGTTGCCAAGCTTCAGGTGCTTTAA